Proteins from a genomic interval of Methanofollis formosanus:
- a CDS encoding nucleotidyltransferase family protein: MSLYADVLEKREEILRVAAGHGARTIRLFGSGVRGEETPESDIDLLVEFEPGRNLLDHVALVQDLEDLLGRTVDVVTEGGLHWYIRDRIHEEAAPL; the protein is encoded by the coding sequence ATGAGCCTGTATGCAGATGTGCTGGAAAAAAGGGAAGAAATCCTGCGGGTCGCAGCAGGCCACGGCGCCCGTACGATCCGGCTCTTCGGCTCGGGTGTCAGGGGTGAGGAGACCCCGGAGAGCGACATCGATCTGCTCGTTGAATTTGAACCCGGACGAAATCTCCTCGACCACGTCGCCCTCGTCCAGGACCTGGAGGATCTGCTCGGCCGCACGGTCGACGTCGTGACCGAGGGTGGACTGCACTGGTATATCAGGGACCGCATCCACGAGGAGGCCGCCCCCCTGTGA
- a CDS encoding HepT-like ribonuclease domain-containing protein, which translates to MKDDRLYLIHILECAGRIESYTRGGRDAFMASPMVQDAVVRNFEIIGEAVKQVSEQVKEKRPDVTLHPAAPSGRTVHSRTLLTWSSTAFADVTTSWASFSE; encoded by the coding sequence GTGAAAGACGACCGGCTGTACCTCATCCATATCCTCGAGTGTGCCGGCAGGATCGAGTCCTACACCCGGGGAGGTCGGGACGCGTTCATGGCATCCCCGATGGTGCAGGATGCGGTGGTCCGGAACTTCGAGATCATCGGCGAGGCGGTGAAGCAGGTCTCAGAACAGGTGAAAGAAAAACGTCCCGATGTTACTCTGCATCCCGCGGCCCCATCGGGCAGGACTGTTCACTCAAGGACGCTCCTGACCTGGTCGAGCACCGCCTTTGCCGACGTCACCACATCGTGGGCATCCTTTTCTGAATAG
- a CDS encoding HEPN domain-containing protein has translation MKHQFEQCLRRGKIVRIPVDGTWVERELREADDDRHAAEHSLAEGNMKWAIIQGYYAQFHALRALVFARGYREKSHTCLRYAVEALYIDEKILLPSVLEDFIFAMRTREGADYGCVYSEKDAHDVVTSAKAVLDQVRSVLE, from the coding sequence ATGAAGCATCAGTTTGAGCAGTGCCTGCGGCGAGGGAAGATCGTGCGCATCCCAGTCGATGGGACATGGGTCGAAAGAGAACTGCGAGAGGCGGACGACGATCGCCATGCTGCCGAGCACTCGCTTGCAGAGGGAAACATGAAGTGGGCGATCATCCAGGGATACTATGCACAGTTTCACGCCCTTCGTGCGCTGGTGTTTGCCAGAGGATATCGAGAAAAGAGCCACACGTGCCTTCGGTATGCTGTCGAAGCGCTTTATATCGATGAAAAAATCTTGCTCCCCTCTGTACTTGAGGACTTCATCTTTGCGATGCGTACGCGTGAGGGCGCAGATTACGGGTGTGTCTATTCAGAAAAGGATGCCCACGATGTGGTGACGTCGGCAAAGGCGGTGCTCGACCAGGTCAGGAGCGTCCTTGAGTGA
- a CDS encoding MarR family transcriptional regulator, which yields MFEDTNILSRTSFLLLRFLGRNYHKGFYVREIARLLHLGTGSASETLARLSEAGLLHREERGRLVLYRAAMESPLLREVKVCATLLDINPLVLSLRGEVRRTILFGSAASGEDTNESDIDLFLETDDKIRVAETIAAAQAGLDREISPIILTPGEFRSLKRTDPGLYERILGGKMLIEEYDEASV from the coding sequence ATGTTCGAAGATACGAACATACTCTCCAGGACGTCGTTTCTGCTGCTCAGATTTCTGGGCAGAAACTACCATAAAGGATTTTATGTCCGTGAGATTGCCCGGTTGCTCCACCTGGGAACAGGATCGGCGAGTGAAACACTTGCCCGCCTGTCAGAGGCCGGTCTGCTCCACCGTGAGGAGAGAGGACGTCTGGTGCTGTACCGGGCAGCGATGGAAAGCCCGCTCCTTCGCGAGGTGAAGGTCTGTGCCACTCTTCTCGACATTAACCCGCTGGTCCTCAGCCTGCGGGGGGAGGTGAGGCGGACGATACTCTTCGGGAGCGCGGCAAGCGGGGAAGACACCAATGAGAGCGACATCGATCTGTTTCTCGAAACCGATGATAAAATCAGGGTCGCAGAGACGATTGCCGCGGCCCAGGCCGGGCTTGACCGCGAGATCTCGCCGATCATCCTCACGCCCGGTGAATTCCGTTCATTGAAGAGAACAGATCCGGGCCTCTATGAGCGCATCCTTGGTGGGAAAATGTTGATCGAGGAGTACGATGAAGCATCAGTTTGA
- the mntA gene encoding type VII toxin-antitoxin system MntA family adenylyltransferase antitoxin: MTEKICETIVRVLTQNDAERIAIFGSYARGEAGAQSDIDILVRFARTKSLLQLVRIEDDLRVALQRNVDLVTEHAVSPYLADAIHRDEVVIYDAGRSRLPPSYS, translated from the coding sequence TTGACCGAGAAGATCTGTGAGACCATCGTTCGCGTCCTGACACAGAACGATGCCGAGCGGATCGCAATCTTTGGTTCCTATGCACGGGGAGAGGCCGGTGCACAGAGTGACATTGACATCCTGGTCAGATTCGCCCGCACAAAAAGCCTCCTCCAGCTTGTGCGGATCGAAGACGACCTCAGGGTCGCCCTCCAGAGAAACGTCGATCTCGTCACGGAACATGCGGTCAGCCCCTACCTCGCCGATGCGATACACCGTGACGAAGTGGTGATCTATGACGCCGGAAGATCCCGCCTACCTCCATCATATTCTTGA
- a CDS encoding HepT-like ribonuclease domain-containing protein, with protein MTPEDPAYLHHILDAIVNIENFSRDIASAEELRDRPLERAGIERMLTIIGEAAKNISPQLRKSYPEIPWKEIAGMRDKIVHHYFGVDYEAVFLTVQDDTSPCSSRAFWQSSMKPPHKSRQAEMIDVMIGAWIERGRHHAAG; from the coding sequence ATGACGCCGGAAGATCCCGCCTACCTCCATCATATTCTTGACGCCATCGTCAACATTGAGAATTTTTCCCGGGACATTGCGTCGGCGGAAGAACTCAGAGACCGCCCCCTTGAGCGTGCCGGAATCGAGCGGATGCTCACGATCATCGGCGAGGCTGCAAAGAATATCTCGCCGCAACTGCGCAAGAGTTATCCTGAAATCCCCTGGAAAGAGATCGCAGGCATGCGGGACAAGATCGTTCATCACTACTTTGGTGTGGACTATGAAGCAGTATTCCTGACCGTACAGGACGACACATCCCCCTGCTCAAGCAGGGCATTCTGGCAATCCTCGATGAAACCACCACATAAATCCCGCCAGGCAGAGATGATCGACGTTATGATAGGTGCCTGGATCGAGCGAGGCCGCCACCATGCGGCAGGGTAG
- a CDS encoding nucleotidyltransferase family protein, with amino-acid sequence MSLYADVLEKREEILRVAAGHGARTIRLFGSAVRGEETPESDIDLLVEFEPGRNLLDHVALVQDLEDLLGRTVDVVTEGGLHWYIRDRIHEEAVPL; translated from the coding sequence ATGAGCCTGTATGCAGATGTGCTGGAAAAAAGGGAAGAAATCCTGCGGGTCGCAGCAGGCCACGGCGCCCGTACGATCCGGCTCTTCGGCTCGGCTGTCAGGGGTGAGGAGACCCCGGAGAGCGACATCGATCTGCTCGTTGAATTTGAACCTGGACGAAATCTCCTCGATCACGTTGCCCTCGTCCAGGACCTGGAGGATCTGCTCGGCCGCACGGTCGACGTCGTGACCGAGGGTGGACTGCACTGGTATATCAGGGACCGCATCCACGAGGAGGCCGTCCCCCTGTGA
- a CDS encoding HepT-like ribonuclease domain-containing protein: MPADTRGGRDAFMASPMVQDAVIRNFEIIGEAVKQVSEKVKEKRPDVPWRAIAGLRDILIHRYMGVDLDAVWDVVEQDLPALKRAVTEILDALQQDP; encoded by the coding sequence GTGCCGGCAGACACCCGGGGAGGTCGGGACGCATTCATGGCATCCCCGATGGTGCAGGATGCGGTGATCCGGAACTTCGAGATCATCGGCGAGGCGGTGAAGCAGGTCTCGGAAAAGGTGAAAGAAAAACGTCCCGACGTCCCCTGGCGTGCGATTGCCGGCCTTCGGGATATCCTGATCCATCGGTATATGGGGGTGGACCTGGACGCCGTGTGGGACGTCGTCGAACAGGATCTCCCTGCACTGAAGCGGGCAGTTACAGAGATCCTGGATGCGCTACAGCAGGATCCCTGA
- the hepT gene encoding type VII toxin-antitoxin system HepT family RNase toxin, translated as MNGPIRSAAIRTKLQEMTESIGMVREHLPDSAGAFTRLGIVRDGIYKRIEYAIENVFDICAMLNTDLRLGVPGTDEDIVDHLIQQGVLSRGMLTNLKAMKGFRNIVVHRYGAIDDALTFAILQEHIGDFAQFRQEIEAFLRSRDAAADTRD; from the coding sequence ATGAACGGACCCATCAGGAGTGCCGCCATCAGGACCAAACTTCAGGAGATGACCGAGAGCATCGGCATGGTCCGGGAGCATCTGCCTGATTCGGCCGGGGCATTCACCAGGCTCGGGATCGTCAGGGACGGCATCTACAAGAGGATCGAATATGCCATTGAGAATGTCTTCGATATCTGTGCGATGCTCAACACCGACCTCCGCCTCGGCGTGCCCGGCACGGACGAGGATATCGTCGACCACCTGATCCAGCAGGGGGTCCTCAGCAGAGGGATGCTCACGAACCTCAAGGCGATGAAAGGGTTCAGAAACATCGTCGTCCACCGCTACGGAGCGATCGACGATGCCCTCACGTTTGCGATCCTGCAGGAGCATATCGGAGATTTCGCTCAGTTCAGGCAGGAGATCGAGGCATTTTTGCGCAGCCGGGATGCCGCGGCCGACACCCGGGACTGA
- a CDS encoding nucleotidyltransferase domain-containing protein, with protein MTTVWHGSKRSERKQSGDERLKDVESRSSGAAARIFQADGTAYLPGRQKNYETKDLSSYYVHQVSAVEEAIERLRTVEGFKKVRFVILYGSVARGDAREGSDIDLCVFFDGSPAEASRFRFLALAELFSDRYDLQIFQQLPLYVRVECLRGRVLYCPDERFLYDVAVETIREFDAFKHRLYDYIGERAMP; from the coding sequence TTGACGACTGTATGGCACGGGTCGAAGAGATCAGAGCGGAAGCAGTCCGGAGATGAGCGCCTCAAGGACGTCGAGTCCAGGTCTTCTGGTGCGGCCGCCCGGATCTTCCAGGCGGACGGCACGGCGTATCTGCCCGGCCGCCAGAAGAATTATGAGACGAAAGACCTATCCTCTTACTACGTGCACCAGGTGTCTGCAGTGGAAGAGGCAATCGAGAGGCTTCGAACAGTCGAGGGGTTCAAGAAAGTCCGTTTCGTCATCCTCTACGGTTCGGTCGCCCGGGGCGATGCAAGAGAGGGATCAGATATCGACCTCTGTGTCTTCTTCGACGGAAGTCCCGCGGAGGCGTCGAGGTTCAGGTTTCTCGCGCTTGCAGAGCTCTTCAGCGATCGGTACGACCTCCAGATTTTTCAGCAGCTCCCGCTCTATGTGCGGGTGGAGTGCTTGCGCGGCCGGGTGCTCTACTGCCCTGACGAGCGGTTTTTGTACGACGTCGCCGTCGAGACCATCAGGGAATTCGACGCATTCAAACACCGCCTCTATGACTATATCGGGGAGCGGGCGATGCCATGA
- a CDS encoding WD40 repeat domain-containing protein, with product MRCVIVLLWTCLLLAGLPGGALAGGPLWNFSAPSEITGLSLTPDGRYVLLGGERLCLLAGDGTPIWKEWSAEMTACSADGHLVAGIDGPQLTLFDGDAGVLWRQELAADTAALALASDGSRLAIADRIGEVHFYDRDGTCRATVDTRGDPDDDDDETEVQSWIQDLALSEKAAYAAVISSRGLFYYTGTGRKLWAHEGELEGGTAVAVSRSGDEIAAASDARVRLLNRTGALLWEHRTHRPVTALAISGDGSRVLAGSQDNTLTCFDREGEQLWTFTAGGWIRDVAVSENGSRVLAGSMDQQASLFDGEGHLLGAHPLGGWVDHVALTADGTAGVAAASREVIGFSTAAVAAATPAPTVEAPVTETQTTEQPTTVTPTTPVPTTTTAAAAPPEQASGGDAGVMPLLLAGLLIGGVALGAGYWHRRRRQVPSPPVEVSAPAEVPPPAVERAAPVARWESALEDGRTREAARLLLQQMNALIEERTGTRILRTADALDACPEEQRKDLATFFALADRLLYAPPIPEKDEVEALAAAYRRLAEEI from the coding sequence ATGCGGTGCGTGATCGTCCTCCTCTGGACCTGTCTCCTCCTTGCCGGCCTGCCTGGCGGCGCCCTGGCAGGGGGCCCCCTCTGGAATTTTTCGGCGCCTTCAGAGATCACCGGCCTCTCCCTCACGCCGGACGGGAGGTATGTCCTCCTCGGCGGGGAGCGGCTCTGCCTTCTTGCCGGCGACGGCACCCCTATCTGGAAGGAGTGGTCGGCGGAGATGACCGCCTGCTCGGCAGACGGCCATTTGGTCGCCGGGATAGATGGCCCGCAGCTCACCCTCTTTGACGGGGACGCGGGCGTGCTCTGGAGGCAGGAATTGGCTGCAGACACGGCGGCCCTCGCCCTCGCCTCGGACGGCTCGCGCCTGGCGATCGCGGACCGGATCGGCGAGGTGCACTTCTACGACCGCGACGGAACCTGCCGCGCCACCGTCGACACCAGGGGCGACCCCGACGACGACGACGACGAGACCGAGGTCCAGTCCTGGATCCAGGACCTCGCCCTCTCGGAGAAGGCCGCCTATGCCGCGGTCATCTCCAGCCGCGGCCTCTTCTATTATACCGGCACCGGCCGGAAACTCTGGGCGCACGAGGGTGAACTGGAGGGCGGCACCGCCGTCGCGGTCTCCAGGAGCGGCGACGAGATCGCCGCCGCCTCGGACGCCCGGGTCCGCCTCCTGAACCGCACCGGTGCGCTCCTCTGGGAGCACCGCACCCACCGCCCGGTTACGGCCCTGGCGATCTCCGGCGACGGTTCCCGCGTCCTCGCCGGTTCGCAGGACAACACGCTCACCTGTTTCGATCGCGAGGGCGAGCAGCTCTGGACCTTCACCGCCGGCGGCTGGATCCGGGATGTCGCCGTCTCGGAGAACGGCTCTCGCGTCCTTGCCGGGTCCATGGACCAGCAGGCCTCCCTCTTCGACGGCGAGGGGCACCTGCTCGGGGCCCACCCCCTCGGCGGCTGGGTCGACCATGTCGCCCTCACCGCCGACGGCACTGCAGGCGTCGCCGCCGCCTCCCGGGAGGTGATCGGGTTTTCGACGGCGGCGGTCGCCGCCGCCACCCCGGCCCCGACGGTCGAGGCCCCGGTGACGGAGACGCAGACGACCGAGCAGCCGACCACCGTCACCCCGACGACGCCGGTCCCGACGACCACAACCGCAGCGGCCGCTCCTCCCGAACAGGCGAGCGGTGGCGACGCCGGGGTGATGCCCCTCCTCCTGGCCGGCCTCCTGATCGGAGGGGTGGCCCTCGGTGCCGGGTACTGGCACCGGCGCCGTCGACAGGTGCCCTCCCCGCCGGTGGAAGTATCCGCACCGGCAGAGGTGCCGCCTCCCGCGGTGGAGAGGGCGGCGCCTGTCGCACGCTGGGAGTCCGCGCTGGAGGACGGCAGGACGAGGGAAGCGGCCCGGCTCCTCCTGCAACAGATGAACGCCCTCATCGAGGAGCGTACCGGAACCCGGATCCTCCGCACCGCCGACGCCCTGGACGCCTGCCCTGAGGAGCAGCGCAAAGACCTGGCGACGTTCTTCGCGCTCGCCGACCGCCTCCTCTATGCCCCGCCCATCCCCGAGAAGGATGAGGTGGAGGCGCTCGCGGCGGCGTACCGCCGGCTTGCTGAGGAGATTTGA
- a CDS encoding glycosyltransferase family 2 protein has protein sequence MISPRVTLSSVGENNTNITIGHARRRVAVVVPAYNEELVIGTVILRARQHTDLVIVVDDGSRDRTAEIADLAGAEVIRMPRNGGKASALMAGLKHARGLDVAAAVMMDGDGQHDPATIPTVLAPVLAGNADLVIGSRFLDKKAGIPAYRRFGQELLTFATNVGSACPTRDSQSGFRALSGRALENLDFVSEGYAIESDMIAHFASRGLVITEVPISVRYDVPNQHKMNPLSHGFGVLATIVGLIGYKRPLFSFGIPGLLLICIGIGSGIYTFSEFYETAQFHFIVFMVGISALLLGLLLMTAGLILRSLVQIMKSTQSRQEVS, from the coding sequence ATGATAAGTCCTCGAGTTACGTTATCGTCTGTTGGTGAAAATAATACCAATATCACAATAGGCCACGCCAGGCGACGGGTCGCGGTTGTTGTACCGGCGTATAATGAGGAGCTTGTCATCGGCACTGTCATCCTCCGCGCCCGCCAACACACCGATCTCGTCATCGTCGTCGACGACGGTTCCAGAGACCGCACCGCCGAGATTGCCGACCTCGCCGGTGCCGAGGTGATCCGGATGCCGCGGAATGGCGGCAAGGCCTCCGCTCTTATGGCTGGCCTCAAGCACGCCCGCGGTCTCGACGTCGCGGCGGCTGTCATGATGGATGGCGACGGCCAGCACGACCCTGCCACGATCCCGACTGTCCTCGCTCCTGTCCTTGCCGGCAATGCCGACCTCGTCATTGGCTCTCGCTTCCTCGACAAGAAGGCAGGAATCCCGGCCTACCGTCGCTTTGGTCAGGAGTTGCTCACCTTCGCCACCAACGTCGGAAGCGCTTGTCCAACCCGCGATTCCCAGTCCGGCTTTCGGGCCCTTTCCGGGCGGGCCCTCGAAAACCTCGACTTCGTTTCTGAAGGGTATGCGATCGAATCCGATATGATCGCCCACTTCGCCAGCCGCGGTCTTGTGATCACTGAGGTACCGATCTCGGTGCGCTACGACGTCCCGAATCAGCACAAGATGAACCCCCTCTCTCATGGCTTCGGGGTACTGGCCACGATCGTCGGGCTCATCGGCTACAAGCGCCCGCTGTTCAGCTTCGGGATTCCCGGCCTCCTCCTCATATGTATCGGTATCGGCTCTGGGATCTATACCTTCTCTGAGTTTTACGAGACCGCTCAGTTTCACTTCATCGTCTTCATGGTGGGTATCTCCGCTCTCCTCCTTGGTCTTCTGCTGATGACTGCGGGCTTGATCCTCCGCTCACTCGTTCAAATTATGAAGAGCACGCAGTCTCGACAAGAGGTTTCCTAA
- a CDS encoding glycosyltransferase family 4 protein: protein MKILRVVSDLYPSVVGGIGLHAHEMSHLQARNGHDVTVMTFRTDTSQFLIEKRDGYRLVRSDAPFQIFGNTISFSLFFQLLRCWNSYDIVHAHSHMFFSTLLCALARKFRKSPLVVTNHGLVSQTAPGWLQRFYIPTMGKWVFQSADAIICYTEIERSQVIDLGVSPSRIHVIHNGIDTDVFVPSASCNPKKQILWIGRFAPGKGVEYLLKGFQIFAREHPDYTLMMVGSGPLRDKFIKSIREGGLEDKIVLREFVPNDELLGLYHDSCLFVLSSLEEGVPRTILEAMACARPVVCTELPQLIDVVGRCGILIPLKNSEALAGALSKIVCNPRIARALGNSGRNNVVSRYSWDDTVCKTLRLYESLVRSCSPGDQISEVRNPREDQEKRPGSHDSERIGCHRELAPYQSRGERR from the coding sequence ATGAAGATCTTGCGTGTTGTATCTGATCTTTATCCTTCTGTGGTTGGTGGTATCGGCCTCCACGCCCATGAGATGTCACATCTTCAGGCACGCAATGGACATGATGTCACTGTCATGACCTTTAGGACAGATACCTCTCAATTTCTGATTGAAAAGAGAGACGGATATCGTCTTGTCAGATCTGATGCTCCATTTCAAATTTTTGGAAATACGATCTCATTCTCTCTTTTTTTCCAACTTCTCAGGTGCTGGAACTCCTATGATATCGTTCATGCCCACTCGCACATGTTCTTCTCCACCCTCCTCTGCGCTCTCGCACGAAAGTTTCGAAAATCTCCTCTGGTCGTCACCAATCACGGCCTTGTATCACAGACCGCACCCGGCTGGCTGCAGCGGTTCTATATCCCGACGATGGGAAAATGGGTCTTTCAGTCGGCGGATGCGATCATCTGTTACACCGAAATCGAACGATCCCAGGTGATCGATCTGGGTGTATCTCCTTCCAGGATCCATGTCATCCACAACGGCATCGATACGGATGTTTTCGTTCCGTCAGCATCGTGTAACCCCAAAAAACAGATCCTCTGGATCGGGCGGTTTGCTCCGGGAAAAGGTGTAGAATACCTCCTCAAAGGATTTCAGATCTTTGCTCGAGAGCATCCTGACTATACTCTAATGATGGTGGGCAGCGGTCCGTTGAGGGATAAATTCATCAAGAGTATTAGAGAGGGGGGCCTTGAGGATAAGATCGTTCTCCGCGAATTCGTTCCAAATGATGAACTCCTGGGGTTGTATCATGATTCGTGTCTCTTTGTGCTTTCAAGCCTTGAAGAAGGAGTCCCTAGGACGATTCTTGAGGCAATGGCCTGTGCCAGGCCGGTGGTCTGTACCGAACTCCCCCAACTTATCGATGTTGTCGGAAGATGTGGGATCCTGATTCCTCTCAAGAATTCTGAAGCACTGGCAGGTGCTCTCTCAAAAATAGTCTGCAATCCTCGTATTGCCCGTGCTCTTGGGAATTCCGGGAGAAACAATGTGGTTTCACGCTATTCCTGGGATGATACGGTCTGCAAAACTCTTCGGCTCTATGAATCACTTGTTAGATCCTGTTCGCCGGGGGATCAGATCTCAGAGGTCAGGAATCCGAGGGAGGATCAAGAAAAGAGGCCTGGATCCCATGACTCCGAGAGAATAGGGTGTCACCGTGAATTGGCCCCATATCAATCGAGAGGTGAGAGGCGATGA
- a CDS encoding UDP-glucose dehydrogenase family protein has product MKLSIVGCGYVGTVTGVCFADLGHDITFYDLDEKKLALLGAGKAPIFEPSLEELIRRNQHRFTTTSDLTGAVHDTDLTFVCVGTPSQEDGSIDLSYVLSACSAIGKTLKNLPDFHPVIIKSTVFPGSTGGSICSVLEKKSDKKAYVDFGLGSNPEFLREGTAVPDFCTPDRIVLGADDERTMGALRSLYTPFECPKIETAIRTAEMIKYASNAFLATKISFANEIGNLAKKLGIDSEKVFEGVGLDRRIGPAFFGTGIGFGGSCFPKDVRALIAGAKDYDEHLRILPAVLQVNEGQPLVVVRLLQKYLPDLRGRKIGVLGLAFKPDTDDVRESRAIPIIRQVLDAGAEVIAYDPLAMENFASLFSEITYAPSAEAVLSAEAVLITTAWEEFEHLDYHGTIVIDGRRVAAASRDARVYEGVCW; this is encoded by the coding sequence ATGAAGTTATCAATCGTCGGTTGTGGTTATGTCGGCACGGTGACCGGTGTCTGTTTCGCAGACCTGGGTCATGATATCACGTTTTATGATCTCGATGAGAAGAAGCTCGCCCTCCTTGGTGCCGGGAAGGCCCCTATCTTTGAACCCTCCCTTGAAGAACTGATCCGAAGAAACCAGCATCGCTTCACCACGACCTCAGATCTCACCGGTGCTGTTCATGATACAGACCTCACCTTCGTCTGTGTCGGCACTCCGTCACAGGAGGATGGTTCGATCGACCTGAGCTATGTCCTGTCTGCATGTTCTGCAATCGGAAAAACGCTGAAAAATCTTCCTGACTTCCACCCGGTGATCATCAAGAGCACCGTCTTTCCGGGCAGCACCGGAGGGTCGATCTGTTCGGTCCTTGAGAAAAAGTCTGATAAAAAGGCATATGTGGACTTCGGACTTGGTTCAAATCCTGAGTTTCTGCGAGAAGGCACTGCCGTTCCTGACTTCTGTACGCCTGACCGTATCGTGCTCGGTGCGGATGATGAGAGAACGATGGGAGCGCTCCGATCTCTCTATACCCCGTTTGAATGCCCGAAGATCGAGACGGCGATCCGAACTGCGGAGATGATCAAGTACGCCAGCAACGCTTTCCTTGCCACAAAGATCAGCTTTGCGAACGAGATCGGCAACCTCGCAAAAAAACTCGGGATCGATTCAGAAAAGGTCTTTGAGGGTGTCGGCCTCGACCGTCGGATCGGCCCGGCCTTCTTCGGGACAGGGATCGGCTTTGGCGGTTCGTGTTTCCCCAAGGATGTCCGCGCTCTGATCGCGGGTGCAAAGGACTATGATGAGCACCTCAGGATCCTCCCTGCGGTGCTGCAGGTCAATGAGGGTCAGCCCCTCGTTGTGGTCAGGTTGCTCCAGAAATACCTTCCTGACCTGAGAGGAAGGAAGATCGGTGTTCTTGGCCTGGCCTTCAAGCCCGATACCGACGATGTCAGGGAGAGCCGGGCGATCCCGATCATCAGACAGGTGCTCGACGCCGGGGCCGAGGTCATCGCCTACGACCCTCTGGCGATGGAAAATTTTGCCTCTCTTTTCTCGGAGATCACGTATGCCCCCTCGGCAGAGGCTGTCCTCTCGGCGGAGGCCGTCCTGATCACGACCGCGTGGGAGGAGTTTGAGCACCTGGACTATCACGGGACGATCGTTATCGATGGTCGCCGTGTCGCCGCGGCTTCCCGGGACGCAAGAGTCTATGAGGGGGTGTGCTGGTGA
- the galU gene encoding UTP--glucose-1-phosphate uridylyltransferase GalU → MKGVTKAVIPAAGLGTRFLPATKSMPKEMLPLIDRPVIQYVVEEAVNSGIDDLIIITGRGKRAIEDYFDDSPELEMHLRQHRKTDQLRCIQGISSLIDIHYIRQKEPLGLGDAIMRAEKHIGDEPFAILLGDDIIQNHTPCTRQLIEIFCQKGTSVIAVEEVSDEKVGSYGIIQGTKVSPSLMQIDDIVEKPRLEDAPSRIGAIGRYVFTPQIFDCLDETLRGVGNEIQLTDAIRILLQQQDVYAYTFEGKRYDTGDKCGYIEAIIDFALENDDTRHAVLQHLGSVLRRTADGMSVSENVESEGCQRL, encoded by the coding sequence GTGAAAGGAGTTACAAAAGCGGTCATCCCGGCGGCAGGGCTTGGCACCCGCTTTCTCCCTGCCACCAAGTCGATGCCCAAGGAGATGCTCCCCCTCATCGACCGGCCGGTGATCCAGTACGTCGTCGAAGAGGCGGTGAACTCAGGGATCGACGACCTCATCATCATCACCGGGAGGGGGAAGCGGGCGATCGAGGACTATTTCGACGACTCGCCAGAACTGGAGATGCACCTGCGGCAGCATCGGAAGACTGATCAGCTCAGGTGTATCCAGGGCATCTCCTCCCTCATCGATATCCACTATATCCGCCAGAAAGAGCCCCTTGGGCTGGGAGATGCGATCATGCGGGCCGAAAAACACATCGGCGACGAACCCTTCGCCATCCTCCTCGGCGACGACATCATCCAGAACCATACGCCCTGCACCAGACAGTTGATCGAGATCTTCTGTCAGAAGGGGACGTCGGTGATCGCCGTCGAGGAGGTTTCTGATGAGAAGGTTGGCAGCTATGGGATCATTCAGGGGACGAAAGTGAGTCCGTCCCTCATGCAGATCGACGACATTGTTGAGAAACCACGGCTCGAAGATGCTCCATCCCGGATCGGCGCCATCGGGCGGTATGTGTTCACCCCTCAGATCTTTGACTGTCTGGACGAGACCCTGCGGGGTGTAGGAAACGAGATCCAGCTCACCGATGCGATCCGCATCCTGCTGCAGCAGCAGGATGTCTATGCCTATACATTCGAGGGGAAGAGGTATGACACCGGCGACAAGTGTGGGTATATCGAGGCGATCATCGATTTCGCCCTTGAAAATGATGATACCCGGCACGCTGTCCTTCAACACCTCGGATCAGTGCTGCGGCGCACTGCCGATGGGATGTCGGTTTCTGAAAACGTGGAGAGTGAGGGATGTCAAAGATTGTGA